One segment of Meriones unguiculatus strain TT.TT164.6M chromosome 3, Bangor_MerUng_6.1, whole genome shotgun sequence DNA contains the following:
- the Gjb5 gene encoding gap junction beta-5 protein, giving the protein MNWSVFEGLLSGVNKYSTAFGRIWLSLVFVFRVLVYLVTAERVWGDDQKDFDCNTRQPGCTNVCYDQFFPVSHVRLWALQLILVTCPSLLVVMHVAYRKAREKRYQEEVGSGHLYQNPGKKRGGLWWTYVCSLLFKATIDIIFLYLYHAFYPRFTLPYMVKCHETPCPNTVDCFIAKPSEKNIFIIFMLVTAVICILLNLVELIYLVMKRFSECMPQRRALAEHPENDPNWANSSSKQKDFLSSDLIFLGSDTHPPLLPDRPRAHVKKTIL; this is encoded by the coding sequence ATGAACTGGAGCGTCTTCGAGGGGCTGCTGAGCGGGGTCAACAAGTACTCCACAGCCTTCGGCCGCATCTGGCTGTCTCTGGTCTTCGTCTTCCGCGTGCTGGTGTACCTGGTGACGGCCGAGCGTGTGTGGGGTGATGACCAGAAGGATTTCGACTGCAACACGAGGCAGCCCGGCTGTACCAACGTGTGCTACGACCAGTTCTTCCCCGTGTCCCACGTGCGCCTCTGGGCCCTGCAGCTCATCCTGGTCACGTGCCCCTCCCTGCTCGTAGTCATGCACGTGGCCTATCGCAAGGCTCGAGAGAAGAGGTACCAGGAAGAAGTTGGCAGTGGGCACCTTTACCAGAACCCTGGCAAGAAGCGGGGTGGGCTCTGGTGGACGTATGTCTGCAGCCTGTTGTTCAAGGCCACCATAGATATTATCTTCCTCTATCTATACCACGCGTTCTACCCCAGATTTACCCTCCCTTACATGGTCAAGTGCCACGAGACGCCGTGTCCCAACACAGTGGACTGCTTCATCGCCAAGCCCTCGGAGAAGaacatcttcatcatcttcatgttGGTCACGGCCGTCATCTGCATCCTGCTCAACCTTGTAGAGCTGATCTACCTGGTGATGAAGCGGTTTTCTGAGTGcatgccacagaggagagcaCTCGCTGAACACCCAGAGAATGACCCCAACTGGGCCAACTCTTCCAGCAAACAGAAGGACTTCCTCTCGAGCGACCTCATCTTTCTGGGCTCGGACACTCACCCGCCACTCTTACCGGATCGCCCACGAGCCCACGTGAAGAAAACCATTCTGTGA